The genomic stretch GTCAGAGTTCCTTGACAATGTCAAATAGTCAAGTCCTACATTTAATAGGAATCTAAGTCTTTGTTTTATTTCTTTTATTATCTCTCTTGCAATTTTTTCTTCAAGCTCAGTTAATTTTAAATCCTCAAAAAACTGAAAGCAATCTGTTACTGATAAAGAAGCTATCTCATGTATATTTTTACCCCCTACTTTAATTGCAAGACTTTCAGGCTTAAGTCTTGTCCCATTGCACTCAGGACAAACTCCAATTACCATGTATTTTTCTATCCACCACCTTACCTCATTAGAATCACTCTCCTTATATCTTCTAAGTAGCCAAGGAATAACACCTTCAAACTGCCCGTCCCCGTATAGTATGACCTCTTTAGCATTTTCTGACAGTTCACCATAAGGTGTATCTAAGTCAAATTTATGCCTCATACTAAGCTCCTTTAGCTCCCAGTAAGTTCGCTTGCCAGGCTCACCCCATGGCTCTATTGCACCTTCAAGAACTGTTAATGAAGGATGTGCGATTATGAGCTCCGGGTCTATATCGAGCTCAGTTCCTAGTCCACCACATACTGTACATGCTCCATATGGAGAATTAAATGAGAACATTCTTGGCGATATCTCCTCGTAAGAGACATCACACTTGGGACAGGACAATTTAGTGCTAAATATATGAATGTGGTTAGGAAGTTCTCCGCAGGATCCTGTGGATTGAATGAAAATTATACCCTCACCTTCCTTTATCGCAAGTTCACATGAATCAGATAGTCTATGTCGTAGTTCATCTTTTCCACCAGACACGACAAGACGGTCTACAACAATTTCAATGTTATGCTTTTTATATCTGTCAAGTTCAGGTGTATTATCTATATCATAGATTTTTCCATTTACTCTTATCCTTACAAATCCTTTACGCTTGATTTTAGTAAAAAGCTCATGATACTCACCTTTTCTTCCCCTAACAACAGGGGCAAGTATCTGTATCTTTGTCCCACACTGAAATTCAAGTATACGGTCCACAATTTGGTCAAGTGAGAGAGGTGCAATCTTTCTGCCACATTTCCAGCAATATGGGACTCCTATTCTTGCAAAAAGTAGTCTTAAGTAATCGTAAATCTCAGTCACTGTCCCTACAGTAGAACGTGGATTCTTTGATGGTGTCCTTTGTCCTATTGAGATTGCGGGTGATAAGCCTTCAATATAGTCTACATCTGGCTTTTTCATAACCCCTAAAAACTGGCGTGCATATGCAGATAGTGATTCTACATATCGCCTTTGCCCTTCTGCATAAAGGGTATCAAATGCAAGCGAAGACTTACCGGACCCAGATAATCCTGTTATGACTACAAACTTATCCTTTGGGATTTCCACTTGAATATTTTTAAGATTATGCACCCTAACACCACTTGCAACTATCTTATCAACAGCCATCCTGCATATAGTATTATAATAAATTGGGACTGTCAAGTTTTTTGTAGATATGCTAAAATAGGTACTATGCAGAAAAAATTCCTTATTTATGTGCGGGATTATTTAAAATTATTACAAATGTTAAACCTTTTCCTTGACAAAATTAAATAAAAGCCATATTATGAAAATAATGGGAATAGGAGTTGATATTATAGAGATTAAAAGAATTGAAGAGATGGTTGCACATTGGGGAGATAGTTTCCTCAACCGTATATTTACTGATAGAGAATTAGGGGAGTGGAAGTCGCGTGGCGAACGTATGGCTTTCCTTGCAGGTAGGTTTGCTACAAAAGAAGCATTCTTAAAAGCAAGTGGAGTAAAAGGGGTTGGCTGGAAAGAAATAGAAGTTTTAGGTATTCCAATGGAAAAACCAGTAATTTGGGTCAGAGGAAAGAAGGAAGAAGATGCAGATGTAAGCATCTCTCATACAAATGAACTCGCAATCTCAATTGTTATAACGATGTGAACCTGCCGACAAGCGGGATGTGTATTAAAAAGGTTATAGGTCTAAGCTATAAGAAAGAAGTCTCACCACTCCAAGTATTAAGAAACCCAGAAAGAATAATCGTTCTTTTACCATTTAATCCTTACAATCCGTCATTATTTATTCCAGCTATTAAACTTGTAAAGGCTAAATTTAAGAATGCAGAAATTACTGGAGTCGCCCCTCTATGGGCTGCGTCATTCTTTAAGAATAGTGGGTTATTTAATCGGATTATCCACTACGAATCAAAGCCGAGACTTATGACACGCCAATTTTTCAGGCTAAGAAAAAAACTTAGGGCTATTAAGCCTCAGGTATCAATAGATTTTAATTCAGGTAGTGACTTGCTATCATGGCTAGGTGGTGCTGTGATAAGAGTAGGTTCAATTTCATCTCCTTTTATAAATTGTAGAGTAAAACTATC from bacterium encodes the following:
- the uvrA gene encoding excinuclease ABC subunit UvrA, which gives rise to MAVDKIVASGVRVHNLKNIQVEIPKDKFVVITGLSGSGKSSLAFDTLYAEGQRRYVESLSAYARQFLGVMKKPDVDYIEGLSPAISIGQRTPSKNPRSTVGTVTEIYDYLRLLFARIGVPYCWKCGRKIAPLSLDQIVDRILEFQCGTKIQILAPVVRGRKGEYHELFTKIKRKGFVRIRVNGKIYDIDNTPELDRYKKHNIEIVVDRLVVSGGKDELRHRLSDSCELAIKEGEGIIFIQSTGSCGELPNHIHIFSTKLSCPKCDVSYEEISPRMFSFNSPYGACTVCGGLGTELDIDPELIIAHPSLTVLEGAIEPWGEPGKRTYWELKELSMRHKFDLDTPYGELSENAKEVILYGDGQFEGVIPWLLRRYKESDSNEVRWWIEKYMVIGVCPECNGTRLKPESLAIKVGGKNIHEIASLSVTDCFQFFEDLKLTELEEKIAREIIKEIKQRLRFLLNVGLDYLTLSRNSDTLSGGEDERVRLATQIGSGLVGVLYILDEPTIGLHQRDNQRLIDTLKHLRDMGNSVLVVEHDKSTILQADWVIDLGPGGGEYGGRVVATGIPQQIMKNGDSLTGAYLAGKRRIEVPNKRRHSNEYLIIKRARHNNLKSIDVKIPLRVFTVITGVSGSGKSSLINDTLYRALARHFWHSKRVPGEHDGIINLESIDKVVNIDQSPIGRTPRSNPATYTGVFTYIRELYSQLKESKIRGYKPGRFSFNVPGGRCEACQGDGLIKVEMHFLPDIYIECEACKGNRFNRESLEITYRDKNIAEILNMTVTEAMEHFKNIPKIVRKLRLLYDVGLGYIKLGQPAPNLSGGEAQRIKLARELSKIATGNTLYLLDEPTTGLHFEDVRLLLAVLNRLVDKRNTVLVIEHNPEVIKCADWIIDLGPEGGDEGGEIVIEGTPEDVARCSQSYTGKFLRDVILS
- the acpS gene encoding holo-ACP synthase — translated: MGIGVDIIEIKRIEEMVAHWGDSFLNRIFTDRELGEWKSRGERMAFLAGRFATKEAFLKASGVKGVGWKEIEVLGIPMEKPVIWVRGKKEEDADVSISHTNELAISIVITM